From a single Methanofollis sp. W23 genomic region:
- the rd gene encoding rubredoxin has protein sequence MTKYKCSICGHIYDPAKGEPGQGIEAGTAFADLPDDWRCPVCGAVKAKFNPVG, from the coding sequence ATGACGAAATACAAGTGCTCGATCTGCGGTCATATCTATGACCCGGCAAAGGGAGAACCCGGCCAGGGTATCGAGGCAGGCACCGCCTTTGCAGACCTACCAGACGACTGGAGATGCCCGGTCTGCGGGGCCGTGAAGGCAAAGTTCAACCCGGTGGGGTGA
- the rd gene encoding rubredoxin, producing the protein MDRYQCTICGYIYDPEKGDPDGAVGPGTPFEDLPEDWTCPVCGAAKSDFVKMD; encoded by the coding sequence ATGGACCGTTATCAGTGCACTATCTGCGGGTACATCTATGATCCTGAGAAAGGAGACCCTGATGGCGCTGTAGGACCAGGCACTCCCTTCGAGGATCTTCCCGAGGATTGGACATGCCCGGTCTGCGGCGCTGCGAAGAGTGACTTTGTGAAGATGGACTGA
- a CDS encoding FprA family A-type flavoprotein, protein MAVREIAPGVYAVGAIDWDLRLFDALIGTPQGTSYNAFVVKGREKTALIDTVDPKFEEDLLKNLMRLGLGSLDYIVINHAEQDHSGTLPLLLEMFPGATVITNEKCRDLLVRLLLVPEDRIQTVKDGESLDLSGKTLEFMITPWVHWPETMITYAREDGILFSCDLFGSHLATSELYADDFMQIFPAAKRYYAEIMMPFRASVRAALERVSALDLKVIAPSHGPLYRNSSPILDAYAEWTSDAVKNLVLIPYVSMHGSTAKMVSFFTDALIERGVEVQPYDLTRADLGEVAMAAVDAATIVMAAPTVLFGPHPAAVHASYLISVLRPKTKFVSVIGSYGWGGKTVQHLQETLSRLNAEMIEPVYVRGYPGGEDLAALADLADTIVKKHEDVVP, encoded by the coding sequence ATGGCGGTACGCGAGATCGCCCCGGGTGTCTATGCGGTGGGAGCCATCGACTGGGACCTGCGCCTCTTCGACGCCCTCATCGGCACCCCGCAGGGGACAAGTTACAATGCCTTTGTGGTGAAGGGACGCGAGAAGACCGCACTCATCGACACGGTCGACCCGAAGTTCGAGGAAGATCTGCTCAAGAACCTGATGAGGCTCGGACTCGGGTCACTTGACTACATCGTGATCAACCATGCCGAGCAGGACCACTCAGGAACGCTCCCACTCCTCCTTGAGATGTTTCCGGGGGCGACGGTCATCACGAACGAGAAGTGTCGCGACCTCCTGGTGCGTCTGCTGCTCGTGCCAGAAGACCGTATCCAGACGGTCAAGGACGGGGAAAGTCTCGATCTTAGCGGGAAGACCCTTGAGTTCATGATCACGCCATGGGTCCACTGGCCTGAGACGATGATCACCTATGCACGCGAGGACGGGATCCTCTTCTCCTGTGACCTCTTCGGCTCTCACCTTGCCACAAGTGAACTCTATGCCGACGACTTCATGCAGATCTTCCCGGCGGCCAAACGCTATTATGCCGAGATCATGATGCCGTTCAGGGCAAGTGTCAGGGCGGCCCTTGAACGGGTGAGCGCCCTTGACCTCAAGGTTATCGCCCCGAGTCACGGCCCCCTGTACCGCAACTCCTCCCCCATCCTCGACGCCTATGCAGAGTGGACCTCTGATGCGGTCAAGAACCTGGTCCTCATTCCCTATGTCTCGATGCACGGGAGCACCGCGAAGATGGTCTCGTTCTTCACCGACGCCCTCATCGAACGGGGGGTCGAGGTGCAACCCTACGACCTCACCAGGGCCGACCTCGGCGAAGTGGCGATGGCGGCCGTCGACGCCGCGACGATCGTCATGGCGGCACCGACCGTGCTCTTTGGCCCGCATCCGGCAGCGGTCCATGCCTCGTACCTCATCTCGGTCCTCAGGCCGAAGACAAAGTTTGTCTCGGTCATCGGTTCGTATGGATGGGGGGGAAAGACGGTGCAGCACCTCCAGGAGACGCTCTCCCGCCTGAATGCAGAGATGATCGAACCGGTCTATGTGAGAGGATATCCTGGCGGCGAAGACCTGGCGGCGCTGGCCGATCTTGCCGACACAATCGTTAAAAAGCATGAGGATGTAGTCCCGTGA
- a CDS encoding desulfoferrodoxin, protein MTTILDVYKCEECGNVVKIAHAGDGELVCCGRPMVRMEEQWEEAGAGEKHVPVLENASGGIKVKIGSVPHPMEEKHYIEWVEVRKGRKLYVHKLKPGDVPEAGFPVDDTDAKTRIYCNIHGLWTNRK, encoded by the coding sequence ATGACCACAATTCTGGATGTTTACAAGTGTGAAGAATGCGGGAATGTCGTGAAGATCGCCCATGCCGGCGACGGCGAACTGGTCTGCTGCGGTCGGCCGATGGTCAGAATGGAGGAACAGTGGGAGGAGGCCGGGGCGGGCGAAAAGCATGTCCCGGTCCTCGAAAACGCGTCAGGTGGCATAAAGGTCAAGATCGGGAGTGTACCCCATCCGATGGAGGAGAAGCACTATATCGAGTGGGTCGAGGTGCGCAAGGGGCGCAAACTCTATGTCCACAAACTCAAACCCGGCGATGTGCCTGAGGCCGGGTTCCCGGTGGACGACACCGACGCAAAGACCCGTATCTACTGCAACATCCACGGGCTCTGGACAAACCGGAAGTAA
- a CDS encoding phosphoribulokinase: MRPSTFREQLANSDRIFTIGVAGDSGSGKTTFTRAIRAIFGPDLVATVTLDDYHRYDRKERRELGITPLVPDANDLDLLAEHVGRLKDGESVMKPVYDHTSGTFADPVPFSPARVLILEGLHTFFTPSLRALLDFSLFVDPDPEVKRLWKLRRDMERRGYQKEEVLAEMETRLPDYERYIAPQRRYADTVIRIACSGYGRDVTLDQDIYQVTLFQKPLVRQTMEIGLSIDLGEILMLSDRPFTLSYEVTTLDDRKMSAITLDGALNHSAIRKLARTIGRQTCAEGVEVYQHRHTLTAGEVVELILAWRIINRWFVLTSGEWIGPSMTGREKG; this comes from the coding sequence ATGAGACCATCCACCTTCAGGGAACAACTTGCCAACTCAGACCGGATCTTCACCATCGGGGTGGCAGGCGACAGCGGGTCGGGCAAGACCACCTTTACTCGCGCGATCAGGGCGATCTTCGGCCCCGACCTTGTGGCCACCGTCACCCTTGATGACTACCACCGATACGACCGCAAAGAACGTCGAGAACTCGGGATCACCCCCCTTGTCCCTGACGCAAACGACCTCGACCTCCTGGCCGAACATGTCGGGCGCCTCAAAGACGGAGAATCGGTCATGAAACCGGTTTATGATCATACGTCCGGCACCTTTGCCGACCCGGTCCCCTTCTCTCCGGCACGGGTGCTCATCCTGGAAGGCCTCCATACCTTCTTTACCCCGTCCTTGCGCGCCCTCCTCGACTTCTCGCTCTTTGTCGACCCTGACCCAGAAGTCAAGAGGCTCTGGAAACTGCGGCGCGATATGGAACGGCGTGGCTACCAGAAAGAAGAAGTGCTCGCCGAGATGGAGACCCGCCTCCCTGACTACGAGCGCTACATCGCCCCTCAACGAAGATATGCCGACACCGTGATCCGGATCGCCTGCTCAGGGTATGGGCGCGACGTGACCCTGGACCAGGACATCTACCAGGTCACGCTCTTCCAGAAACCCCTGGTGCGGCAGACGATGGAGATCGGGCTCTCCATCGACCTTGGTGAGATCTTGATGCTTTCAGACCGTCCATTCACTCTCAGCTACGAGGTGACCACCCTTGACGACAGGAAGATGAGCGCCATCACCCTTGACGGCGCCCTGAACCACTCTGCCATCAGAAAACTCGCCAGGACCATCGGGCGCCAGACCTGCGCCGAAGGCGTGGAGGTCTACCAGCACCGCCACACTCTCACGGCCGGCGAAGTGGTCGAACTCATCCTTGCCTGGCGGATCATCAACCGCTGGTTCGTGCTCACCAGCGGAGAATGGATCGGCCCGTCCATGACCGGGAGAGAAAAAGGATAA
- a CDS encoding TrkH family potassium uptake protein — protein sequence MDRSEYISSIAPDIGRILRFIGLVTCVPLLVAGIYQEWEMLLPMGLVPLIYVVLGSLMMQVPRPAREPRLSAALAAVALIWLLSAVIGSVPFIVGLGMPVTDSIFEAMSGWTDTGMTLLPDVDATPKTLLFWRTFMQWLGGIGIVAFTIALASRSGLVQRGLYRSEARTEAFMPSVVATGFAMWRIYIIITILSIGFVLLSGVTLWDATNLAMTAIATGGFTVHSEGIPFYQNMTLEFLLVPVMIAGAMPFKLYYLMYHHRKFGFFGDRQAIALLALTGIGFLVVALDLIFLTGAETIDAVRHGIFMATAAITSTGFQNTSPYTWPSVTVLFLVIFVLIGGSSGSTSGGMKISRVIIGLESLAWWFKRIFVSGKVVVPFRHGGKTVQKNIAEVEVSKNMLIIVLYFLTIFISTIIMFHLEPDAPFETSHVIFDTVSAFSNNGISTGFVSSDMGLGSKWLFIFLMWFGRLEIVPILVLIFGLARGFE from the coding sequence ATGGACCGGTCAGAGTACATCTCCTCTATCGCTCCGGATATCGGGAGGATCCTCAGGTTTATAGGACTCGTCACCTGCGTCCCCCTCCTTGTCGCCGGCATCTATCAGGAGTGGGAGATGCTCCTGCCTATGGGGCTTGTCCCTCTCATCTATGTGGTGCTCGGGTCATTGATGATGCAGGTGCCAAGGCCTGCACGTGAGCCCAGGCTCTCGGCTGCCCTTGCCGCTGTTGCACTTATCTGGCTCCTCTCGGCCGTTATCGGTTCAGTCCCTTTCATCGTCGGCCTCGGGATGCCGGTCACCGACAGCATCTTTGAGGCGATGTCGGGATGGACCGATACCGGTATGACCCTCCTCCCCGACGTCGACGCCACTCCAAAGACCCTCCTCTTCTGGCGGACCTTCATGCAGTGGCTCGGCGGGATCGGGATCGTCGCCTTTACCATCGCCCTGGCAAGCCGCTCTGGATTGGTTCAGCGGGGGCTGTACCGTTCAGAGGCCAGGACCGAGGCCTTCATGCCGAGTGTCGTCGCGACCGGGTTTGCGATGTGGCGGATCTATATCATCATCACAATCCTCTCCATCGGGTTTGTCCTCCTCTCGGGCGTCACGCTCTGGGACGCCACAAATCTTGCGATGACGGCGATCGCCACCGGGGGGTTCACCGTCCACTCTGAGGGGATCCCCTTCTACCAGAATATGACCCTCGAGTTCCTGCTCGTCCCGGTGATGATTGCAGGCGCGATGCCCTTCAAACTCTACTACCTGATGTATCACCACCGGAAGTTCGGGTTTTTCGGGGACCGCCAGGCCATTGCGCTCCTCGCGCTTACCGGGATCGGGTTTCTGGTCGTCGCCCTCGACCTCATCTTCCTGACCGGTGCCGAGACGATAGACGCGGTCCGCCACGGAATCTTCATGGCGACCGCGGCGATCACCAGCACCGGGTTCCAGAACACTTCGCCTTATACCTGGCCGTCGGTCACGGTCCTCTTCCTGGTGATCTTCGTGCTCATCGGCGGGTCGTCGGGATCGACCTCAGGTGGTATGAAGATCTCCAGGGTGATCATCGGGCTCGAGAGTCTTGCCTGGTGGTTCAAGCGGATCTTTGTCTCAGGCAAGGTCGTCGTCCCCTTCAGGCACGGGGGTAAGACAGTGCAGAAGAACATCGCCGAGGTCGAGGTCTCGAAGAACATGCTGATCATCGTCCTCTACTTCCTCACCATCTTCATCTCCACCATCATTATGTTCCATCTCGAACCCGACGCCCCCTTCGAGACCTCTCATGTGATCTTTGATACTGTCTCGGCATTTAGTAACAACGGCATCAGCACCGGTTTTGTCTCGTCTGATATGGGTCTGGGTTCCAAGTGGCTCTTTATCTTCCTGATGTGGTTTGGTCGTCTGGAGATCGTCCCGATCCTGGTCCTCATCTTCGGCCTTGCCAGAGGATTTGAGTGA
- a CDS encoding ECF transporter S component: MTRKESYFSPYEIAVLSLCGALIFVSKVLIKVPLHSPGHSCLFVVIPFLVGCGVVRKPGAATYIGLITGLLASFFGLEALHLFDVFKYLAMGLVIDATALVFNFRMDNPAVGFIAGAAGSIAKMAVNYSVHLLLGVPATFIVLGVGVASVTHLVFGGIGGVIGALVIARLIRAGVIAGAPSST, from the coding sequence ATGACCAGAAAAGAATCTTACTTCTCCCCCTATGAGATCGCAGTCCTCTCCCTCTGCGGCGCCCTTATCTTTGTCTCAAAAGTGCTGATCAAAGTCCCGCTTCACTCACCCGGCCACTCCTGTCTCTTTGTGGTGATCCCCTTCCTTGTCGGGTGCGGGGTGGTACGCAAACCTGGGGCCGCGACCTATATCGGACTGATCACCGGACTGCTCGCCTCATTTTTCGGGCTCGAAGCACTCCACCTCTTCGACGTCTTCAAGTATCTTGCCATGGGTCTGGTCATCGATGCCACCGCCCTGGTCTTCAACTTCAGGATGGACAACCCCGCCGTGGGATTCATCGCCGGCGCCGCGGGAAGTATCGCAAAGATGGCAGTGAACTACAGCGTCCACCTTCTCCTCGGCGTCCCGGCCACTTTCATCGTCCTCGGGGTCGGCGTGGCCTCGGTGACTCATCTTGTCTTTGGCGGGATCGGGGGGGTGATCGGCGCCCTTGTCATCGCTCGTCTCATCAGGGCAGGGGTGATCGCGGGTGCGCCCTCCTCGACCTGA
- a CDS encoding nitrogenase component 1, with amino-acid sequence MNSKTLHSSSQRYEGCTLTGALSITSGVEDAVTVVHGPEGCAHHNVSLLHAVMAEQGRPALPRIVPTGLTEEGVIFGGEEDLAAALRAVASRKPGVIFVLTTCITETIGDDAASVCSEDYGVPVVMLPTAGFLGGCFSDGLNEALMTLAGLADPVEEAGETVTIIGEKNLEYEVEENFAEVERLLASLGLEVGLRFVRDARYADLKQIGAGRLNILREPPLAPVGEALKERFGTPYISSFPISLEGSTAFLEEVGALLDLQTEAAVRQEEKRQQAMMDSFADLRGSVFSIDPMTFKALECTPVRRVMEALDLQVDADGAGVSLPYSPPVGTAGIRRLLHRWRRRVHA; translated from the coding sequence ATGAACTCGAAGACCTTGCACTCCAGTTCGCAGAGATATGAGGGGTGCACCCTCACCGGCGCCCTCTCGATCACGAGCGGGGTAGAGGACGCGGTGACGGTGGTCCACGGCCCTGAGGGATGCGCCCATCACAATGTCTCTCTTCTTCATGCCGTCATGGCCGAGCAGGGGCGCCCCGCCCTCCCGAGGATCGTCCCGACCGGACTCACCGAAGAGGGCGTCATCTTCGGCGGCGAGGAGGACCTCGCGGCGGCCCTCAGGGCGGTGGCGTCAAGGAAGCCCGGTGTCATCTTTGTCCTGACCACCTGCATCACCGAGACGATCGGGGACGACGCCGCCTCAGTCTGCAGCGAGGACTATGGCGTCCCGGTGGTCATGCTCCCGACCGCCGGGTTTCTCGGCGGATGTTTTTCCGACGGGCTGAACGAGGCCCTCATGACCCTTGCAGGACTGGCCGACCCGGTCGAGGAGGCCGGGGAGACGGTCACCATCATCGGGGAGAAGAACCTGGAGTACGAGGTGGAGGAGAACTTCGCCGAGGTGGAACGGTTGCTTGCGTCCCTGGGTCTTGAGGTCGGGTTGCGGTTTGTCAGGGACGCGCGTTATGCCGACCTCAAGCAGATCGGTGCCGGGCGGCTCAATATTCTCAGGGAGCCGCCCCTCGCCCCGGTGGGCGAGGCGCTGAAGGAGCGCTTTGGCACGCCGTACATCTCCTCGTTTCCCATCAGTCTTGAGGGGAGCACCGCCTTTCTCGAGGAGGTGGGTGCGCTCCTGGACCTGCAGACCGAAGCGGCAGTACGGCAGGAGGAAAAACGGCAGCAGGCGATGATGGACTCGTTTGCAGACCTACGTGGCTCGGTCTTCTCCATCGACCCCATGACCTTCAAGGCCCTGGAGTGCACCCCGGTGCGGCGGGTGATGGAGGCCCTCGACCTGCAGGTCGACGCTGACGGTGCCGGGGTCAGTCTCCCGTACAGCCCGCCGGTCGGGACGGCCGGGATCAGGCGGCTGCTCCACCGGTGGAGGAGGCGGGTCCATGCCTGA
- a CDS encoding ABC transporter ATP-binding protein, whose protein sequence is MRPPRPDPVIEIQGLSCTYPMWGTVLRDLDLSVRPGEFILLTGPSGAGKSTLLRCINGLFQHGDLGEATGKVRVCGKDPGVTRVCDLACQVGTVFQDPDHQLFSSDVESEIAFGLEQLGMEPAQMRGRIEEAAEAVGIMHLLQREVNTLSWGERQRVAIASVVAMHPVVLLLDEPTSGIDQSGARHLVSVLKRLNQESGLTVVVAEHRYEHFSRVCSRLISVQDGAISYDGPPVRAGLEAEVREQGDGTEVETPDRPPILSFEEIVYTYPGAARPALNGATLSVHTGEVVVLAGPNGSGKSTLLRHANGLLTPDQGVVRIRGETIAGKSVAEIASTVGFLAQHADTQLFAETIGDEIAFAPENLGFSHEKREAAVARVIDILGLERLGRLASPLNLSVGEKQRVAIAGILAMETSVLVLDEPTLGLDPARKAGLAEGLRRLAKEGKAVLVTTHDHEFAALLGGREVMMQDGRVVPSEGAWG, encoded by the coding sequence GTGCGCCCTCCTCGACCTGACCCTGTCATCGAGATCCAAGGCCTCTCATGCACCTACCCCATGTGGGGCACGGTCCTGAGAGACCTCGACCTCTCAGTCAGACCAGGGGAATTTATCCTCCTCACCGGTCCTTCTGGTGCGGGAAAGTCCACGCTTCTCAGGTGCATCAACGGGCTCTTCCAGCACGGGGATCTGGGTGAGGCCACAGGGAAGGTGCGGGTATGCGGGAAAGACCCTGGGGTCACCAGGGTCTGCGACCTTGCATGCCAGGTCGGCACCGTCTTCCAGGACCCCGACCACCAACTTTTCTCCAGCGATGTCGAGAGCGAGATCGCCTTCGGACTCGAACAACTCGGTATGGAACCTGCGCAGATGCGGGGACGAATCGAGGAGGCGGCCGAGGCCGTCGGGATCATGCATCTTCTCCAGAGAGAAGTGAACACCCTCTCCTGGGGAGAGAGACAACGGGTCGCCATCGCCTCGGTCGTTGCCATGCACCCGGTGGTCCTCCTCCTCGACGAACCGACCTCGGGGATCGACCAGAGTGGTGCCAGACACCTCGTCTCGGTCTTGAAGAGGTTGAACCAGGAGTCCGGGCTGACGGTCGTCGTCGCCGAGCACCGGTACGAACATTTTTCCAGGGTGTGCTCCAGGCTCATCTCGGTCCAGGACGGTGCGATCTCTTATGATGGGCCGCCGGTGAGGGCAGGCCTTGAGGCAGAGGTGCGTGAGCAGGGCGATGGGACTGAAGTAGAGACTCCTGACCGCCCCCCCATCCTCTCCTTTGAAGAGATCGTCTATACCTATCCTGGGGCCGCCCGCCCGGCTCTCAACGGCGCCACCCTCTCGGTCCACACCGGCGAGGTCGTCGTCCTCGCCGGCCCGAACGGGTCAGGGAAGAGCACCTTGCTCAGGCATGCGAACGGACTTCTCACGCCAGACCAGGGGGTGGTCAGGATCAGGGGGGAGACGATCGCGGGGAAGTCGGTGGCCGAGATCGCCTCGACAGTCGGGTTCCTGGCGCAGCATGCCGACACCCAACTCTTTGCCGAGACGATCGGGGACGAGATCGCCTTCGCACCAGAGAACCTTGGGTTTTCTCATGAGAAGAGGGAGGCCGCGGTCGCACGGGTGATCGACATCCTGGGCCTGGAGCGGCTTGGCCGCCTGGCTTCTCCTCTCAACCTCTCGGTCGGCGAGAAACAGCGGGTGGCCATTGCAGGTATCCTTGCCATGGAGACGTCGGTGCTCGTCCTCGACGAACCCACGCTCGGCCTCGACCCTGCCCGCAAGGCAGGACTCGCGGAGGGGTTGCGTCGCCTTGCAAAGGAAGGGAAGGCGGTGCTCGTCACCACCCATGACCATGAGTTTGCCGCACTCCTCGGCGGGCGCGAGGTCATGATGCAGGACGGGCGGGTCGTCCCATCGGAGGGAGCGTGGGGATGA
- the cfbC gene encoding Ni-sirohydrochlorin a,c-diamide reductive cyclase ATP-dependent reductase subunit: MKQIALYGKGGIGKSTTSANLSAALGAKGLDVLQIGCDPKRDSTRMLMHGAWIQTVLDLVRERGEDTISIEEVVREGFAGVRCVEAGGPEPGIGCAGRGIIATFRLLEQLGALHGDVIVYDVLGDVVCGGFAMPMREGYAEEVYLVTSGELMSLYAANNIAKAVARLAKRSKPTCSLAGVICNAKNMAGEEDLVREFARRINSEMVAYIPRSRTVQLAEVHKQTVMEYAPDSEQAAVYRELAGRIFANDQTSTPTPLEMDELEDLALQFAEI, translated from the coding sequence ATGAAACAGATCGCCCTCTACGGGAAGGGTGGGATCGGGAAATCCACCACCTCCGCAAACCTCTCCGCAGCACTTGGAGCAAAAGGCCTCGACGTGCTCCAGATCGGGTGCGACCCGAAGAGGGACAGCACCAGGATGCTGATGCATGGGGCATGGATCCAGACGGTCCTTGACCTGGTGCGGGAGAGGGGCGAGGACACCATCTCGATCGAGGAGGTGGTCCGCGAGGGGTTTGCCGGTGTGAGGTGTGTCGAGGCCGGCGGCCCTGAACCCGGGATCGGGTGTGCCGGCCGTGGGATCATCGCCACCTTCAGGCTTCTGGAACAGCTTGGAGCGCTTCACGGTGACGTCATTGTCTACGACGTCCTCGGCGACGTGGTCTGCGGTGGGTTTGCGATGCCGATGCGGGAGGGGTATGCCGAGGAGGTCTATCTGGTCACCTCGGGCGAACTGATGTCCCTGTACGCGGCAAACAACATCGCCAAGGCCGTGGCACGCCTTGCAAAACGTTCGAAACCGACCTGCAGTCTTGCCGGCGTCATCTGCAACGCGAAGAACATGGCAGGCGAAGAGGATCTGGTCCGTGAGTTTGCCAGGCGGATCAACTCAGAGATGGTGGCCTACATCCCGCGCTCACGCACCGTGCAACTTGCCGAGGTCCACAAGCAGACGGTGATGGAGTACGCCCCCGACTCAGAGCAGGCGGCGGTATACCGCGAACTTGCCGGACGGATCTTTGCCAACGATCAGACGTCGACACCCACACCCCTTGAGATGGATGAACTCGAAGACCTTGCACTCCAGTTCGCAGAGATATGA
- a CDS encoding energy-coupling factor transporter transmembrane component T — protein MKRERGVHYLKGSTWLHRLDPRTKLVALVLLSMAAMATEEPFPLLLVFVTVLAVAALSHLTRPFLWSLRLLVPVLLCIFIIDAFVPRVAWGTTYFSAEFLVFNLALSTGGILFSTAMCLRLLSVGGFSFLFIMTTAFSDFVRSLRASGLPNTLAFSLGYALRSVSALTEDIGNIMDAQRSRALEFDRENLFKNRHKILALAVPATISVLSRARQVSEAMQCRGFGASARPTCYQMQQTGWEDVALIVCVFLGAAISFLL, from the coding sequence ATGAAACGGGAGCGAGGGGTGCACTATCTCAAGGGGAGCACCTGGCTCCACCGCCTCGATCCCAGGACAAAACTTGTCGCTCTTGTCCTCCTCAGCATGGCGGCAATGGCGACCGAAGAACCCTTCCCCCTGCTTCTCGTCTTCGTGACCGTGCTTGCCGTCGCCGCGCTCTCGCACCTGACCCGCCCCTTCCTCTGGTCGTTGCGCCTCCTCGTCCCTGTCCTCCTCTGTATCTTCATCATCGATGCCTTCGTCCCACGGGTCGCCTGGGGCACGACCTACTTCTCGGCCGAGTTCCTGGTCTTCAATCTGGCCCTCTCCACTGGCGGAATCCTATTTTCAACAGCAATGTGCCTGCGTCTCCTCTCGGTCGGAGGGTTCTCGTTTCTTTTCATCATGACGACCGCCTTCTCCGATTTTGTCAGGAGCCTGCGGGCTTCCGGCCTCCCTAACACCCTGGCCTTCTCCTTAGGGTATGCTCTCAGGTCGGTCTCGGCCCTCACCGAGGATATCGGGAATATCATGGATGCCCAGCGTTCCAGGGCCCTTGAATTCGACAGAGAAAATCTCTTCAAAAATCGGCACAAGATCCTGGCTCTCGCCGTGCCGGCGACCATCTCGGTCCTCTCCAGGGCACGCCAGGTCTCAGAGGCGATGCAGTGCCGGGGCTTTGGGGCCTCTGCACGCCCGACCTGTTATCAGATGCAGCAGACCGGGTGGGAGGATGTCGCGCTGATCGTGTGCGTCTTCCTCGGCGCTGCGATATCCTTTCTGTTATGA
- a CDS encoding nitrogenase component 1: protein MPECPCPDPLWPCAMTGAVACLSGFSGLEVVIHGSSGCYFYPASLLKRPVHATLIIEDEVIMGSENRLRSVVSEVASSGLPVAVVLSCVPAVLGEDIRGALDGMDVIVVDSPGFAGRMEEGYMRALAAVAPEVEEGEDGVTIDGLNPVDPFYKGNLYETQRLVALAGGRVAAALAAGPFEQVKRCGPVTLQTDPDLPSGIGRTAGSLLGLEATVATVSKAADHCGLDSTPVAKEAQAAEERIDHLCDKFLARHDPPSAAVFGGRAYADFAARALRRYLDAEIVSLAPRNGEGAAVSLEEMQDRIAATDPDLILGSSYEHAAAPHVPYVGLTFPQRGQARLHARPIVGVEGTLALMESVLNACGRT from the coding sequence ATGCCTGAGTGCCCGTGCCCTGACCCGCTCTGGCCGTGCGCGATGACCGGGGCGGTCGCCTGCCTCTCAGGATTTTCAGGGTTGGAAGTGGTGATCCACGGTTCGTCGGGGTGCTACTTCTATCCGGCCTCCCTTCTCAAGCGCCCGGTCCATGCCACTCTCATCATCGAGGACGAGGTGATCATGGGCTCTGAGAATCGCCTCCGTTCGGTCGTCTCAGAGGTGGCCTCGTCAGGTCTCCCGGTGGCGGTCGTCCTCTCCTGCGTCCCGGCGGTGCTCGGCGAGGATATCAGAGGAGCGCTCGACGGGATGGACGTCATCGTCGTCGACAGCCCGGGGTTTGCCGGGAGGATGGAGGAAGGATATATGCGGGCGCTTGCGGCTGTCGCCCCTGAGGTGGAAGAAGGGGAGGACGGCGTCACCATCGATGGCCTCAACCCGGTCGACCCCTTCTACAAGGGTAACCTCTACGAGACCCAGCGGCTCGTGGCCCTGGCCGGAGGGAGGGTGGCCGCCGCACTTGCCGCCGGGCCGTTCGAGCAGGTGAAGCGGTGCGGCCCGGTGACCCTCCAGACCGATCCTGACCTGCCTTCTGGGATTGGCAGGACCGCAGGTTCGCTCCTTGGCCTGGAGGCGACGGTCGCCACGGTCTCGAAGGCCGCCGACCACTGTGGTCTCGACTCCACGCCGGTGGCAAAGGAGGCGCAAGCGGCAGAGGAGCGGATCGATCATCTCTGCGACAAGTTCCTTGCCCGTCACGACCCCCCGTCGGCGGCGGTCTTTGGGGGTCGGGCATATGCCGACTTTGCCGCCCGCGCCCTGCGGCGCTATCTTGACGCCGAGATCGTCAGCCTTGCTCCGCGCAATGGCGAGGGCGCGGCTGTCTCCCTGGAAGAGATGCAGGACCGCATCGCCGCCACCGACCCCGACCTCATCCTTGGCTCGTCATATGAGCATGCTGCCGCCCCTCACGTGCCGTACGTTGGGCTCACTTTCCCGCAGCGCGGCCAGGCCCGTCTCCATGCCAGGCCGATCGTCGGGGTCGAGGGAACCCTGGCCCTGATGGAATCGGTGCTCAATGCCTGCGGGCGGACATAG